In the genome of Desulfuromonas sp. DDH964, one region contains:
- a CDS encoding valine--tRNA ligase: MEPKLSKGYEPQDVEAKWYRNWEDHGCFHADEHSPKPHFSIVIPPPNVTGVLHMGHALNNTLQDILCRWKRMTGHEVLWMPGTDHAGIATQNVVEKQLALEGTDRHDLGREAFVDRVWTWRGESGGQIINQLKRLGASCDWERERFTMDEGLSTAVREVFVRLYEEGLIYRANRLINWCPRCHTALSDLEVEHEEKQGQLWHLRYPVKGEARFLTVATTRPETMLGDTAVAVHPEDERYADLVGKSVVLPLLGREIPVIADEYVDREFGTGVVKITPAHDFNDFEVGQRHNLEFINILDTSGFINENGGPYQGLERYVARNKVVADLEELGLLEKVDVHANAVGECYRCKTVIEPYLSLQWYVKVGPLAEEAIKAVQQGDTRIVPAQWEKTYYEWMFNIKDWCISRQIWWGHRIPAWYCADCGAITVSRADASTCHQCGSGNLAQETDVLDTWFSSALWPFSTMGWPQQTETLAKFYPTSCLVTGFDILFFWVARMMMMGLKFMEQVPFKDVYIHALVRDAQGQKMSKSKGNVIDPLLVIDEYGADALRFTLTAFAAMGRDIKLATERIAGYKAFANKLWNAARFALMNLEDFEPASIDLESAELTLADRWILVRLAESAREVNQALADYRFNEAANILYAFTWHNFCDWYIELVKDDLYGEDAAARQRARSVLFTVLEQLLRLLHPLMPFITEEIWQALPGARPCAFLMQSDYPTGAGLPFDGGGAARMELIMEVVRAIRNIRGEMNVPPGRLIAAVLDCKSAAAAEILAAGEGYIRTLARVGELAFGVGIARPEQAATQVAGEVEILLPLAGLIDVAAEEQRLAKEILKVEKDVALFEKKLGNEAFVAKAPPEVLEKDRGKLAEAREKLAILQQGLEKLQALK, translated from the coding sequence ATGGAACCGAAACTTTCCAAGGGCTACGAGCCTCAGGATGTCGAAGCCAAGTGGTATCGCAACTGGGAAGATCATGGTTGCTTCCACGCGGATGAGCACTCGCCCAAACCCCACTTCTCCATCGTGATTCCACCGCCGAATGTCACCGGCGTCCTGCACATGGGGCATGCCCTCAACAATACCCTCCAGGACATTCTCTGCCGCTGGAAACGGATGACCGGCCACGAGGTATTGTGGATGCCGGGGACCGACCATGCCGGCATCGCCACCCAGAATGTCGTCGAGAAGCAGCTGGCCCTTGAGGGGACGGACCGCCACGATCTCGGCCGGGAGGCTTTCGTGGACCGGGTCTGGACGTGGCGCGGCGAGTCGGGGGGGCAGATCATCAACCAGCTCAAGCGCCTGGGGGCCTCCTGCGACTGGGAGCGGGAACGCTTCACCATGGACGAGGGCCTTTCGACCGCCGTGCGCGAGGTCTTCGTGCGCCTCTATGAAGAGGGGTTGATCTACCGCGCCAACCGGCTGATCAACTGGTGTCCGCGCTGCCATACCGCCCTCTCCGATCTCGAGGTCGAGCATGAGGAGAAACAGGGGCAACTCTGGCACCTGCGCTACCCGGTCAAGGGGGAGGCGCGTTTTCTGACCGTTGCCACCACCCGTCCCGAGACGATGCTCGGCGATACGGCCGTCGCCGTCCATCCGGAAGATGAGCGCTATGCCGACCTGGTCGGCAAGAGCGTGGTTCTGCCCCTGCTGGGACGGGAAATTCCGGTTATTGCCGATGAGTATGTCGACCGGGAATTCGGTACCGGCGTGGTAAAAATCACTCCCGCCCACGATTTCAACGACTTTGAGGTGGGGCAGCGCCACAACCTCGAATTTATCAACATTCTCGACACCTCCGGCTTCATCAACGAAAACGGCGGTCCCTACCAGGGACTAGAGCGCTATGTCGCCCGCAACAAGGTCGTGGCCGACCTCGAAGAGCTTGGCCTGCTGGAGAAGGTCGATGTCCACGCCAACGCCGTCGGCGAATGCTACCGCTGCAAGACGGTGATCGAGCCCTACCTCAGCCTGCAGTGGTACGTCAAGGTCGGGCCCCTGGCCGAAGAGGCGATCAAGGCGGTGCAGCAGGGCGACACCCGCATTGTCCCGGCCCAATGGGAGAAGACCTACTACGAGTGGATGTTCAACATCAAGGACTGGTGCATCAGTCGGCAGATCTGGTGGGGCCATCGGATCCCGGCCTGGTACTGCGCCGATTGCGGCGCCATCACCGTCAGCCGCGCGGACGCCAGCACCTGCCACCAATGCGGCAGCGGCAACCTCGCGCAGGAGACCGATGTTCTCGATACCTGGTTCTCCAGCGCCCTCTGGCCCTTCTCGACCATGGGCTGGCCGCAGCAGACCGAGACCCTGGCCAAGTTCTACCCCACCTCCTGTCTTGTCACCGGGTTCGATATCCTCTTCTTCTGGGTCGCCCGGATGATGATGATGGGCCTGAAATTCATGGAGCAGGTTCCCTTCAAGGATGTTTATATCCACGCCCTGGTGCGCGATGCCCAGGGGCAGAAGATGTCCAAGAGCAAGGGGAACGTCATCGACCCGCTGCTGGTCATCGATGAGTATGGCGCCGATGCACTTCGGTTTACCCTGACCGCTTTTGCCGCCATGGGGCGGGATATCAAGCTCGCCACCGAGCGCATCGCCGGCTACAAGGCGTTTGCCAACAAGCTGTGGAACGCCGCCCGTTTCGCTCTGATGAACCTGGAAGATTTCGAGCCGGCTTCCATCGACCTCGAATCGGCCGAACTCACCCTGGCCGATCGCTGGATCCTGGTGCGACTCGCCGAGAGTGCCCGGGAGGTCAACCAGGCCTTGGCCGATTACCGCTTCAACGAAGCGGCGAATATTCTTTATGCCTTCACCTGGCACAACTTCTGTGACTGGTATATCGAACTGGTCAAGGATGACCTCTACGGGGAGGATGCCGCGGCCCGGCAGCGGGCCCGCTCCGTCCTCTTTACCGTCCTTGAGCAGTTGCTGCGCCTGCTTCATCCGCTGATGCCGTTTATTACCGAGGAGATCTGGCAGGCCCTGCCGGGGGCGCGCCCCTGCGCCTTTCTGATGCAGAGCGACTACCCGACCGGTGCCGGGCTCCCCTTCGATGGTGGCGGCGCCGCCCGGATGGAGCTGATCATGGAAGTGGTTCGCGCCATCCGCAATATCCGCGGGGAGATGAATGTGCCCCCGGGGCGCCTGATCGCAGCGGTCCTGGACTGTAAAAGCGCCGCGGCAGCCGAGATCCTCGCCGCCGGCGAAGGGTATATCCGTACCCTGGCCCGGGTTGGCGAACTTGCCTTCGGGGTCGGCATCGCGCGCCCGGAACAGGCCGCCACCCAGGTGGCCGGAGAGGTTGAAATCCTGCTGCCGCTGGCCGGTCTGATCGACGTGGCCGCCGAGGAGCAGCGGCTGGCCAAGGAGATCCTCAAGGTCGAAAAGGACGTGGCCCTGTTTGAAAAGAAACTGGGGAATGAGGCCTTCGTTGCCAAGGCGCCCCCCGAAGTGCTCGAGAAGGACCGGGGCAAACTGGCCGAGGCCCGGGAAAAACTGGCCATTCTGCAACAGGGACTGGAAAAACTGCAGGCGCTTAAATAG
- a CDS encoding ABC-F family ATP-binding cassette domain-containing protein: protein MLQLREIIKDFGGRRLFAGISWHLRPGDKVGLCGENGAGKTTLLKVLAGQVPVDVGEVQIARGTTCGYLPQDGLEHRGRSLFAEVRTALAELLAMERELGELEAAIAERHLPADLDRYATVQETFRQRGGYEMETEIAKVLRGLGFAEGDWEKPCEHFSGGWQMRIALARLLLQRPNLLLLDEPTNHLDLPARDWLEAYLASYPGAVVLVSHDRFFLDQVVGRIVEVWNGSLTEYPGNYSRYLEERERRVNALQEAKRRQDEEIERTEAFIGRFRYQANKASLVQSRIKQLEKIVRIDVPPPRRKIFFRFPDPPKGGRLALELTGIRHGYNERTVLDGIDLTVEKGERIALVGANGAGKSTLMRLLAGVEAPRAGKRTPGHNLQLAYFAQDQAKVLDASRTVLEEITSAAPMAMVPRVRDILGTFLFSGDDVHKRVAVLSGGERNRLALAILLLRPANLLLLDEPTNHLDLASKEVLLASLQHYAGTLVFVSHDRYFVDALATRVIEVGGGAATSWLGNYEDFLSAKAAAGEGGHSQQRVEALVGSSSDGVPLDREDRRRQHEERKEAQRLEKRRQKELAELEGAIEEAEGALATVEAAMADPALYADVEGWRKASSQHAALQEKIGQLYRRWEEVQEELAMAKGA, encoded by the coding sequence ATGTTGCAGCTGAGAGAAATCATCAAGGACTTTGGCGGCCGGCGGCTCTTTGCGGGGATCAGCTGGCACTTGCGGCCCGGTGACAAGGTCGGCCTGTGCGGCGAGAATGGCGCCGGCAAAACCACCCTGCTGAAGGTGCTGGCCGGCCAGGTTCCGGTCGATGTGGGCGAGGTGCAGATCGCCCGTGGCACGACCTGCGGCTATCTGCCCCAGGACGGATTGGAGCATCGCGGACGGAGCCTCTTTGCCGAGGTGCGCACCGCTCTGGCCGAGCTCCTGGCGATGGAGCGCGAACTGGGCGAGCTCGAAGCGGCCATCGCCGAGCGGCACCTGCCGGCCGACCTCGACCGCTACGCGACGGTGCAGGAGACCTTCCGGCAGCGCGGTGGCTACGAAATGGAGACCGAGATTGCCAAGGTGCTGCGCGGCCTCGGATTCGCCGAGGGGGACTGGGAAAAACCGTGCGAGCACTTTTCCGGGGGCTGGCAGATGCGCATCGCCCTCGCCCGCTTGCTGTTGCAGCGTCCCAACCTGCTCCTGCTGGACGAGCCGACCAACCACCTCGACCTGCCGGCCCGGGATTGGCTGGAGGCCTACCTCGCCAGCTATCCCGGCGCGGTGGTGCTCGTTTCCCACGACCGCTTCTTTCTCGACCAGGTGGTTGGCCGCATCGTCGAGGTCTGGAACGGCAGCCTGACCGAATACCCCGGCAACTACAGCCGCTACCTCGAAGAGCGGGAGCGTCGGGTCAATGCCTTGCAGGAGGCGAAGCGCCGCCAGGACGAGGAGATCGAGCGCACCGAGGCCTTTATCGGCCGTTTCCGCTACCAGGCGAACAAGGCCTCCCTGGTCCAGAGTCGGATCAAGCAGCTGGAGAAGATCGTTCGCATCGATGTGCCGCCGCCGCGGCGAAAAATCTTCTTCCGGTTCCCCGACCCGCCCAAGGGCGGCCGGCTGGCCCTGGAACTGACCGGCATCCGTCATGGCTACAATGAGCGCACCGTCCTCGACGGTATCGACCTGACCGTCGAAAAGGGAGAACGCATCGCCCTGGTCGGCGCCAATGGGGCCGGCAAATCGACCCTGATGCGGCTGCTGGCCGGAGTCGAGGCGCCACGCGCCGGAAAACGCACTCCCGGACACAACCTCCAGCTCGCCTATTTCGCCCAGGACCAGGCCAAGGTCCTCGATGCCAGCCGCACCGTTCTCGAAGAGATTACCAGCGCCGCACCGATGGCGATGGTGCCGCGGGTGCGGGATATCCTCGGCACCTTCCTCTTTTCCGGGGACGATGTTCACAAGCGGGTGGCGGTCCTCTCCGGGGGGGAGCGCAACCGCCTGGCCCTGGCGATCCTGCTGCTGCGGCCGGCCAACCTGCTCCTGCTCGATGAGCCGACCAATCATCTTGACCTCGCCTCCAAGGAGGTCCTCCTCGCCTCGCTTCAGCACTATGCCGGGACCCTTGTTTTCGTCTCCCATGACCGTTACTTCGTCGATGCCCTGGCGACCCGGGTCATCGAGGTCGGTGGCGGTGCCGCGACCTCCTGGCTCGGCAACTACGAGGATTTTCTCAGCGCCAAGGCGGCCGCCGGGGAAGGGGGGCATTCCCAGCAGCGGGTCGAGGCCCTGGTCGGCAGCAGCAGCGACGGTGTGCCGCTCGACCGGGAGGACCGCCGGCGCCAGCACGAGGAGCGCAAGGAGGCGCAGCGCCTGGAAAAACGGCGGCAGAAGGAGCTGGCCGAACTGGAAGGGGCGATTGAGGAGGCGGAAGGAGCATTGGCCACCGTCGAGGCTGCTATGGCCGACCCGGCCCTCTATGCGGACGTGGAAGGGTGGCGAAAGGCGTCGAGCCAGCACGCTGCCCTGCAGGAGAAGATTGGCCAACTTTACCGGCGCTGGGAAGAAGTGCAGGAGGAGCTTGCGATGGCCAAGGGTGCGTGA
- a CDS encoding response regulator, with amino-acid sequence MSKKLLLADDSITIQKVIGITFANEDYELTVVDNGDTALAKAREIHPDLILADVFMPGKNGYDLCSAIKQDPDLKGVPVLLLSGTFEPFDEEKARSCGAESWIAKPFESQALIDRVEQLLSAVPAPAATPPVAPSPPPETPAAVAAAPPPAEEVSAGSDWEDFDAPEVATAVEVAATEGPAAPVDDPWGSIAFEEDDLQPAAPELEEEFLFEEEDLFAEPVAAETAAPAPAATPAPPAATVVAKPAEPDWGDLEEEILPLDESDILDAEELTDEENEEFTSAVEEAVEQATEGTSAEEEFFFEEESLEQAAEALEIEDPFADEPDTAMAAASEAWEFPAEETTETAEPAAAESDDWAFDLAEEPEPEPVVPPAVTVAAPEVPKTPAAEPVAEPAPVGVEERVASLSEADLEKIVAKVAGAVVERLAGSILEKIAWEVVPDLAEALIRDEIRKIKKKTA; translated from the coding sequence ATGAGCAAGAAACTGTTGTTGGCCGACGACAGTATCACGATTCAAAAGGTCATCGGCATCACCTTTGCCAACGAAGACTACGAACTGACAGTCGTCGATAATGGTGATACCGCTCTGGCGAAGGCCCGGGAGATTCATCCCGACCTGATCCTTGCTGATGTCTTTATGCCGGGCAAGAACGGTTACGATCTCTGCTCCGCTATCAAACAGGATCCCGACCTCAAGGGGGTTCCGGTGCTGCTCCTGAGCGGCACCTTCGAACCGTTTGACGAGGAGAAGGCGCGCAGTTGCGGCGCCGAAAGCTGGATCGCCAAGCCTTTCGAGTCCCAGGCCCTGATCGATCGGGTCGAGCAGCTCCTCAGTGCCGTACCGGCTCCGGCGGCTACTCCGCCCGTGGCTCCCTCCCCCCCGCCGGAAACGCCAGCCGCCGTAGCGGCAGCTCCTCCTCCCGCCGAGGAAGTGTCGGCTGGTTCCGACTGGGAGGATTTTGACGCGCCCGAAGTCGCGACAGCCGTCGAGGTCGCCGCTACCGAGGGTCCTGCTGCGCCCGTTGACGATCCCTGGGGGTCCATCGCTTTTGAGGAGGACGACCTCCAGCCGGCGGCTCCGGAACTCGAAGAGGAATTTCTGTTCGAAGAGGAAGACCTTTTCGCCGAGCCGGTGGCAGCCGAGACGGCAGCTCCTGCCCCGGCAGCCACGCCTGCTCCCCCGGCAGCCACCGTGGTCGCCAAGCCCGCGGAGCCCGACTGGGGCGATCTCGAGGAAGAAATTCTGCCCCTCGACGAGAGCGATATCCTCGACGCCGAAGAGCTCACTGACGAGGAAAACGAGGAGTTCACCAGCGCGGTTGAAGAGGCGGTGGAGCAGGCCACCGAGGGGACTTCCGCGGAGGAAGAGTTTTTCTTCGAAGAAGAGTCGTTGGAGCAGGCCGCCGAGGCTCTGGAGATTGAGGACCCCTTCGCCGACGAGCCCGATACCGCCATGGCGGCTGCCTCCGAAGCATGGGAGTTCCCGGCTGAGGAAACGACCGAAACTGCCGAGCCGGCGGCGGCCGAGAGCGACGACTGGGCCTTCGATCTCGCGGAAGAGCCGGAACCGGAGCCCGTCGTTCCGCCGGCAGTTACGGTGGCGGCACCGGAAGTGCCGAAGACCCCTGCCGCTGAGCCTGTTGCGGAACCTGCACCGGTCGGTGTGGAGGAGCGCGTCGCCTCCCTCTCCGAGGCCGACCTGGAGAAGATCGTTGCCAAGGTCGCCGGTGCCGTCGTCGAGCGTCTTGCCGGCAGCATCCTGGAGAAGATAGCCTGGGAGGTGGTGCCCGACCTGGCCGAGGCGCTGATCCGTGACGAAATTCGCAAAATCAAGAAAAAAACGGCCTGA
- a CDS encoding chemotaxis protein CheW, giving the protein MLSQDSGMTDSAEMNLVFRLGGIGFVLPIDDLVEIREATPETPAAVAGDESLLVDLRRPLGLSQANTDAGARVVLCGNPQPWILYVEHIDGIFPASEFEHRPLPELLWRDVLPTFQRLALWRGEVLQACRAPQLEQFRGEA; this is encoded by the coding sequence ATGCTGAGCCAGGATTCGGGCATGACCGACTCTGCTGAAATGAACCTGGTATTTCGTCTGGGCGGGATCGGCTTTGTGCTGCCGATCGATGACCTGGTGGAGATTCGCGAAGCAACGCCGGAGACACCTGCTGCCGTTGCCGGTGATGAGTCTTTGCTGGTTGATTTGCGCCGCCCATTAGGGTTGAGCCAAGCGAATACCGATGCTGGCGCCCGCGTTGTTCTCTGTGGCAATCCGCAGCCGTGGATATTGTATGTTGAACATATCGACGGCATCTTTCCGGCCAGCGAATTTGAACATCGCCCCTTGCCGGAGCTGTTGTGGCGGGATGTTCTTCCCACCTTTCAGCGACTGGCGCTCTGGCGGGGTGAGGTGCTGCAAGCCTGCCGTGCCCCGCAACTTGAACAATTCAGGGGCGAAGCGTGA
- a CDS encoding ParA family protein gives MSADKQLRLPGGGPYVVVVASEKGGVGKTTLATNLAVYLKALHEDLPVTIASFDNHFSVDNMFAIAGRSGGSVDGLFRGQLPEELATLGEYGVAFLSSARRLAPVGDDPGQLRRLFSRSRLSGVLILDTRPILDLVSHNALLAADLVLTPVKDRASLVNAAALQALLADSDSGPGRLWLVPSLIDGRLRLRDNLGMHEFLVWGARERGYQVAPTAIAKSPKVESLASGLSSRIYPVLTHARGTQVHGQFKLLAEFVIERLALQPGPLAAQGPASLPPTDGRPGLFAAACPLCSAPAPEIGPCYQTLQSRHRGLLHAACLNRLVDRDLLWAGGDDPAVLAIRFDAEQRPRLSMKYLTAQGAQPGEGELPIPAEVGQDLLVRLCGRAIDDLFKECLLVGLASRSEQEWRHHFPPLRRTVLETMRATGSWEEGADAFPDSVEG, from the coding sequence ATGAGCGCGGATAAGCAGCTGCGGCTGCCGGGTGGCGGCCCCTACGTGGTGGTGGTCGCGAGCGAAAAGGGTGGCGTCGGCAAGACCACGCTGGCGACCAATCTCGCGGTCTATCTTAAGGCCCTGCATGAAGACCTGCCGGTAACCATCGCCTCTTTCGACAACCATTTTTCCGTCGATAACATGTTCGCCATCGCCGGGCGCAGCGGCGGGTCCGTAGACGGCCTCTTTCGCGGCCAACTGCCGGAGGAGTTGGCGACACTGGGCGAATACGGCGTTGCCTTTCTCTCCTCGGCACGGCGGCTGGCGCCGGTCGGGGACGACCCCGGGCAGCTGCGGCGGCTCTTCAGCCGCTCGCGTCTGTCGGGGGTGCTGATCCTTGATACGCGCCCGATCCTCGACCTGGTCAGCCACAACGCCCTGCTCGCCGCCGACCTGGTGCTGACGCCGGTCAAGGACCGCGCCTCCCTGGTCAACGCGGCGGCGCTGCAGGCGCTGCTCGCCGATTCGGATAGCGGCCCGGGCCGCCTCTGGCTGGTGCCGAGCCTGATCGACGGTCGTCTGCGGCTGCGGGACAACCTCGGCATGCATGAGTTCCTGGTCTGGGGAGCCCGCGAACGGGGGTACCAGGTGGCGCCGACCGCAATCGCCAAGAGTCCCAAGGTGGAGAGCCTGGCAAGTGGCCTCTCCAGTCGCATTTACCCGGTCTTGACCCATGCCCGTGGTACCCAGGTGCATGGCCAGTTCAAGCTTCTTGCCGAGTTCGTCATCGAGCGACTCGCCCTGCAGCCGGGCCCCCTGGCGGCGCAGGGACCCGCTTCCTTGCCGCCCACCGACGGTCGCCCGGGGCTGTTCGCTGCGGCATGTCCGCTCTGCTCGGCTCCGGCCCCGGAGATCGGGCCCTGCTACCAGACCCTGCAAAGTCGCCACCGCGGGCTGCTCCATGCCGCCTGCCTGAATCGCCTGGTCGATAGGGACCTGCTGTGGGCCGGCGGGGACGACCCGGCGGTCCTGGCCATCCGCTTCGATGCCGAACAGCGCCCCCGGTTGAGCATGAAATACTTAACCGCGCAGGGTGCTCAGCCCGGGGAGGGGGAGCTGCCGATCCCCGCCGAGGTGGGCCAGGATCTTCTCGTGCGACTCTGCGGCCGGGCGATCGACGACCTCTTCAAAGAGTGCCTGCTGGTCGGTCTGGCCAGTCGCAGTGAGCAGGAGTGGCGGCACCACTTTCCACCCCTGCGGCGAACGGTTCTGGAAACAATGCGCGCGACCGGTAGCTGGGAGGAGGGAGCCGACGCTTTCCCCGATAGCGTTGAAGGTTGA
- a CDS encoding chemotaxis protein CheW, with protein sequence MTPRLVLLRLGEKQFALSLENVWHILLAPRLFPLALIRPGFKGVFLHQGDVLPLLDLPGLLSVPGSGEGCPYVMVCGSEFGPFGFPVDQILQIVECRLGTLGECEPESDRFSAEKSFVYNGNTYPLLDLGALLATLPR encoded by the coding sequence GTGACCCCCCGCCTGGTTCTGCTTCGGCTTGGGGAGAAGCAGTTTGCGCTGTCGCTGGAGAATGTCTGGCATATCCTGCTGGCACCGCGGCTTTTCCCACTGGCATTGATACGGCCAGGATTCAAGGGGGTTTTTCTCCATCAGGGCGACGTCCTGCCCCTCCTTGATTTGCCGGGACTGCTGTCGGTTCCCGGTTCCGGGGAGGGATGCCCCTATGTCATGGTTTGCGGGAGCGAGTTCGGTCCCTTCGGGTTTCCGGTCGACCAGATTCTGCAGATTGTCGAATGCCGATTGGGCACCTTGGGTGAATGTGAACCGGAGAGCGACCGCTTTTCGGCGGAAAAGAGTTTTGTCTACAACGGGAACACGTATCCGCTGCTCGACCTTGGAGCATTGCTGGCGACTCTTCCCCGTTAG
- a CDS encoding Rne/Rng family ribonuclease, producing the protein MSKKMLINATHPEESRVATVEDGLLTDLDIESEGREMTRGNIYKATVVRVEQGLQAAFIDYGAERLGFLQMGELHPSYFAAFEAGEGKGRPRINDLLRRGQEILVQVVKEERGTKGAALTTYLSLPGRYMVLMPDSDTKGVSRKIEEETQRKKLKEAMKSLDLPPQMGYIVRTAGIGQTKEELKRDFDYLVRVWQNIQELGRRVKAPALVYKESNLVIRSIRDYFTADMDEVLVDDPEVYEEAKEFFQQVMPEYVRLVKLHQERRPIFSRYQIEEQIETLSRNKVPLTSGGSIVIDATEALVAIDVNSGKMAGEQGVEGTAYKTNIEAAAEVGRQLRLRDLGGLIVIDFIDMRDRKHIREVEKVLKDSLKNDKARVTVGKISQFGLLEMSRQRIKATLAEGSYLSCPNCGGSGRVKSAEAQAVGFLRKLHAAIARGQVERVEGEVPIDVAHYLLNTKREELLEMERRYQVSIFIRARKSFVASQFELIVHKREKGEVRDDLYAPVTAASAPHHPIAAPTLAPVAGNLPAVAESPKPAESAAEDLPQPSAPIPAEEELSPDTAAEGDAKRKRKRRRRKKKKGEAGESGEGPEELAATATETEDEPEEEATDLGNVAADSGEEPQKRKRKRRRRKKKTADETTTSVEATGEGTASEPPQVAAPAPAGVTEVPEEPRPVRNRRRKPATEKPATEKPATEKPAARKPAARKPATEKPAAEKPATEKPAAEKPAAEKPAAEKPAAEKPAAKKPAAKKPAARKPAARKPAAEKPATEKPAAEKPEAKRRVARKPAVKTAAAPEPQSAATGAEAGAEKERTPRKRAPRKKPEDLPSK; encoded by the coding sequence ATGAGCAAGAAGATGCTGATCAACGCCACCCATCCCGAGGAAAGCCGGGTGGCAACGGTCGAGGACGGCCTGCTGACCGACCTCGACATCGAGTCCGAAGGCCGCGAAATGACCCGCGGCAACATCTACAAGGCGACCGTGGTCCGCGTTGAGCAGGGACTGCAGGCCGCCTTTATCGATTACGGCGCCGAACGCCTCGGCTTTTTGCAGATGGGCGAACTGCACCCGTCCTACTTTGCCGCCTTCGAAGCAGGCGAGGGGAAGGGGCGGCCGCGCATCAACGACCTGTTGCGCCGCGGCCAGGAGATTCTGGTCCAGGTTGTCAAGGAGGAACGCGGCACCAAAGGGGCGGCGCTGACCACCTACCTCTCCCTTCCCGGTCGCTACATGGTGCTGATGCCCGACTCGGATACCAAGGGGGTCTCCCGCAAGATCGAGGAGGAGACGCAGCGCAAAAAACTGAAGGAGGCGATGAAGTCCCTCGACCTGCCACCACAGATGGGCTACATCGTGCGCACCGCCGGGATCGGCCAGACCAAGGAGGAACTCAAGCGCGACTTCGATTACCTGGTCCGGGTCTGGCAGAACATCCAGGAACTCGGCCGCCGGGTCAAGGCCCCGGCGCTGGTCTACAAGGAATCGAACCTGGTCATCCGCTCGATCCGCGATTACTTTACCGCCGACATGGACGAAGTGCTGGTCGATGACCCCGAGGTCTACGAGGAGGCCAAGGAATTTTTCCAGCAGGTGATGCCCGAATATGTCCGCCTGGTCAAGCTGCACCAGGAGCGGCGCCCAATCTTCTCCCGCTACCAGATCGAAGAACAGATCGAGACTCTCTCGCGCAACAAGGTCCCGCTGACCTCGGGAGGTTCGATCGTCATCGACGCCACCGAGGCCCTGGTCGCCATCGACGTCAACTCGGGAAAGATGGCCGGGGAACAGGGGGTGGAGGGGACCGCCTACAAGACCAACATCGAAGCGGCCGCCGAGGTCGGTCGCCAGTTGCGCCTGCGTGACCTCGGCGGACTGATCGTCATCGACTTCATCGACATGCGGGACCGCAAGCATATCCGCGAGGTCGAAAAGGTCCTCAAGGACTCCCTGAAAAACGACAAGGCGCGGGTCACCGTCGGCAAGATCAGCCAGTTCGGCCTGCTCGAAATGAGCCGGCAGCGGATCAAGGCAACCCTCGCCGAGGGCTCCTATCTCTCCTGTCCGAATTGCGGTGGCAGCGGCCGGGTCAAGAGTGCCGAAGCCCAGGCGGTCGGCTTTCTGCGCAAGCTCCACGCCGCCATCGCCCGCGGCCAGGTCGAGCGGGTCGAAGGGGAAGTACCGATCGACGTCGCACATTACCTGCTCAACACCAAGCGCGAAGAGTTGCTGGAGATGGAACGCCGCTACCAGGTGAGCATCTTCATTCGTGCCCGCAAATCCTTCGTCGCCAGCCAGTTCGAGCTGATTGTTCACAAGCGGGAAAAGGGCGAAGTCCGTGACGATCTCTACGCGCCGGTTACGGCCGCTTCTGCCCCCCACCACCCCATCGCTGCTCCCACCCTGGCTCCCGTCGCGGGAAATCTGCCCGCGGTGGCCGAGAGTCCCAAACCGGCGGAGAGTGCAGCGGAAGACCTCCCCCAGCCGTCCGCCCCGATACCTGCGGAAGAGGAACTTTCTCCCGATACTGCCGCCGAAGGCGATGCGAAACGAAAACGGAAACGCCGGCGGCGCAAAAAGAAGAAGGGGGAAGCCGGGGAAAGCGGGGAGGGCCCTGAGGAACTGGCCGCCACTGCGACCGAAACCGAAGATGAGCCGGAGGAGGAAGCGACAGACCTAGGCAACGTCGCTGCCGATTCCGGAGAAGAACCTCAGAAACGCAAACGCAAACGCCGGCGCCGCAAAAAGAAAACGGCGGACGAAACAACCACAAGCGTTGAGGCAACAGGCGAAGGAACAGCTTCTGAGCCGCCGCAAGTCGCCGCGCCGGCACCTGCCGGGGTGACCGAAGTCCCGGAGGAGCCACGGCCGGTGCGAAACCGCCGTCGCAAACCGGCAACCGAGAAGCCGGCAACCGAGAAGCCGGCAACCGAGAAGCCGGCAGCCAGGAAGCCGGCAGCCAGGAAGCCAGCAACCGAGAAACCGGCAGCCGAGAAACCAGCAACCGAGAAACCGGCAGCCGAGAAACCAGCAGCCGAGAAACCAGCAGCCGAGAAACCAGCAGCCGAGAAGCCAGCAGCCAAGAAGCCGGCAGCCAAGAAGCCGGCAGCCAGGAAGCCGGCAGCCAGGAAGCCGGCAGCCGAAAAACCCGCTACTGAGAAACCCGCTGCTGAAAAACCTGAAGCCAAGCGACGGGTGGCCCGGAAACCGGCGGTCAAAACTGCCGCGGCGCCGGAGCCCCAGTCAGCAGCGACCGGGGCGGAGGCTGGCGCGGAGAAGGAACGGACGCCGCGGAAACGGGCTCCCCGCAAAAAACCCGAGGACCTGCCGTCAAAATGA